A window of Pusillimonas sp. DMV24BSW_D genomic DNA:
TTCGATAACCGTCTGTATATCGACACATTGGCCCATACGATCGCGATGCAAGCTTTATATGCCTTGGGAACTGGCGTGATTTCACAGCGTATGGATCGTGCCGCGAAGGGCAGCATTTCATCAGCCGGCGTGCGTCGTGTGCTGGATTACATTGAAACCGCGCTCGACCAGGATTTAACCATTGCTACTTTGGCACGCGTCGCCGACTACAGCCCTCATTTTTTTGCCCGGTCTTTTAAAAAACAGGTTGGGCAGACATTGCATCAGTATGTTTTGCAGCGTCGAATTGAACATGCGAGGCATCTATTGTTGGTGTCGGATCAAGTGGTCGGCCAGATCGCGGCTACGACCGGATTTTCCAGCCAAAGCCACCTTACCAGTTCATTTAAACGGGTCTTTGGAATGACGCCGGCCGCCTTCCGCGCGGAGAACGGCCGCCCGTTTGTTGTCATTAAGCGCTGAAAAGCGTTACGCCGATCCCGTCGCGTTTTGCATGGTACAGCGCCTTGTCGGCTTGGGCGATGTTGTCGTCAAGTGATCGTTGAGGATGAAACCAGGCAAGGCCGACGCTGGCGCTCACCCGTAAGGTTTGTTCAGCATGGGGTAATGGGCTTTTGCTTAAAGCGTCACGCAACCGGTGCCCAATTTTGATGGCCTGTTCGCCTGAACCAGCTTCCAGCAAGGCAATGAATTCGTCTCCTCCCCAGCGGCAAAGGGCGTCTTCAGTTCTTAATACCTGCTTCATGATGCCTGCTGCATGGTTCAAAACGATATCGCCGACCTGATGACCATAGGTATCGTTGATTTGTTTGAAGTTATCAAGGTCGATTAGCATTAAAAGCATGCCACGCTCTTGTTTGTGTTTCAACAGTGACACATGGGCCAGCTTTTCCTCAAAAGCCCGGCGGTTCAGCAGCCCCGTTAAAGGGTCTTCATGGGCCAGGCGTTGCATTTCGCCGCGCGCGTGATTCAATTCGTTTAGAAGCTTGTTTTGTGCCTGGTGTATGCGTCGGTACTCCAGCAATAACATTGTTTGCCGTCGCAAAGCCTTCAATAACTCAATCTGTTCCTCCGTTAAAGTGCGCGGTTGGTAGTCGAGTACGCATAGGGTGCCCAAAGGGAAGCCGTTATGCGATTTGATGAGCGCACCGGCGTAAAAACGCAATGCTTTATTGTTGCCGCTGACCAGGGGATTCACGCGCGTGCGGGCATCGGTGCGCGTGTCTTCAATAATCATAATGTCTTCTTCAAACAAGGCATGCCGACAGATTGAAATATCCAATGGCGTTTCCCGAATACCCAAGCCACGTTCCGCTTTGAACCACTGCCGATCGGCGTCGATGAAGTTAATGACGGCGATTGGTGCGTTGCAAATATAGGCGGCGCAATTGATTAAGTCGGTATAGGCCTGTTCGACTTGCGTATCGAGAATGTCGTAGTCTCGCAAGATCTCAAGTCGACGTTCCTCATTGAACGAGGCGGTTGGGGGCATA
This region includes:
- a CDS encoding sensor domain-containing diguanylate cyclase encodes the protein MPPTASFNEERRLEILRDYDILDTQVEQAYTDLINCAAYICNAPIAVINFIDADRQWFKAERGLGIRETPLDISICRHALFEEDIMIIEDTRTDARTRVNPLVSGNNKALRFYAGALIKSHNGFPLGTLCVLDYQPRTLTEEQIELLKALRRQTMLLLEYRRIHQAQNKLLNELNHARGEMQRLAHEDPLTGLLNRRAFEEKLAHVSLLKHKQERGMLLMLIDLDNFKQINDTYGHQVGDIVLNHAAGIMKQVLRTEDALCRWGGDEFIALLEAGSGEQAIKIGHRLRDALSKSPLPHAEQTLRVSASVGLAWFHPQRSLDDNIAQADKALYHAKRDGIGVTLFSA